Proteins co-encoded in one Kutzneria chonburiensis genomic window:
- a CDS encoding nitrate- and nitrite sensing domain-containing protein, translating into MVQPSPGPWWHTVARWRNWPVLVKLAAVLVVPVVVAVTLGFLQVRSEIRQADSYTTIQRVIALRDAITPLTSQLQRERTLAAQVTGQGVDAYHQQAKAVDTAATKLADTAHRTPGLSAAASAWFNDLELSLGQLPAIRRPVEQSQDNDTDAVSAYTQIIGTALNFDQALVVQLGDPSLSSPATALLDLEGAQEQIRLEQAVVLVGIARGHLVDAEAKMLAASETRFDDNVANFQAVASPEWQQAYQQTVAGVDVGTRRQLLDFAATQPIGQAAPAQNNAVKKTTGVHSAPPPAGLTIPQEEWNRTSDATVALVNKVTEAIAAQVRNTATDLQEASSDRAGLESVVLVVTVLLAGGIGLIVGRYLLGSLGVLRRTALDVASRRLPEAVAKIREGRGEDVKIDPVPVYTTEEFGQVARAFDEVHGQAVKSAAEQASLRSNLGNIFVNLSRRSQGLVERQLRLMEQLERHEENPEQLANLFKLDHLATRMRRNNENLMVLSGLDLSRRFTKPLPLGDVLRAAVSEIEHYQRAVVRSAPTATIVGYAAGDLVRLIAELLDNATAFSRPDTQVTVDSHREPGGDIVIQVVDQGIGMGETELGAANDRVSAGSAVEVPVSRQMGLFVVGRLASRHSFRVKFETRPGGGDGLAAVVTVPAELVVRGTGGRERPLTTPIEPGLNGNAPAPRLAPDDTTRIRRIDDEVVWPSDTVEDEPWDPPQRNAPVVPDTPPPNVVKAIDPSPTPLPSRKGPRKPVDPGALEPPTLQTGSTPAPSPGDLPRRTFTPPPAVQPPANPAAGWFAANTPSGPDNANPPSRPESESVRRPEVSLEPTSYAWFEHMSGGPGNGSPVQVNPSDATVSDPVPAATPEPAWPTEQPTAQPAPPARAQGTQNGAGLPKRVPKAGLFPSTGAPAAGPANGAAHRDPNRTRGFLASYQSGIRQDHTGAAASSENERGQESP; encoded by the coding sequence GTGGTTCAGCCCAGCCCGGGTCCGTGGTGGCACACGGTCGCGCGGTGGCGCAACTGGCCGGTGCTGGTCAAGCTGGCCGCGGTGCTGGTGGTTCCGGTCGTGGTCGCGGTGACGCTCGGCTTCCTCCAGGTGCGCAGCGAGATCCGGCAGGCCGACAGCTACACCACCATCCAGCGGGTCATCGCGCTGCGTGACGCGATCACCCCGCTGACCTCGCAGCTGCAGCGCGAGCGCACGCTGGCCGCCCAGGTGACCGGCCAGGGCGTGGACGCGTACCACCAGCAGGCCAAGGCCGTCGACACCGCCGCGACCAAGCTCGCCGACACCGCGCACCGGACACCGGGCCTGTCCGCCGCCGCCTCGGCGTGGTTCAACGACCTCGAATTGTCACTGGGCCAGTTGCCGGCCATCCGCCGCCCGGTGGAGCAGTCCCAGGACAACGACACCGACGCCGTGTCGGCCTACACCCAGATCATCGGCACCGCGCTGAACTTCGACCAGGCGCTGGTCGTGCAGCTCGGCGACCCGTCGCTGTCCAGCCCGGCCACCGCGCTGCTCGACCTGGAGGGCGCGCAGGAGCAGATCCGGCTGGAGCAGGCCGTCGTGCTGGTCGGCATCGCCCGCGGCCACCTGGTCGACGCCGAGGCCAAGATGCTGGCCGCCTCCGAGACGCGCTTCGACGACAACGTGGCCAACTTCCAGGCGGTCGCCTCGCCCGAATGGCAGCAGGCCTACCAGCAGACGGTGGCCGGCGTCGACGTCGGCACCCGGCGGCAGCTGCTCGACTTCGCCGCCACCCAGCCGATCGGGCAGGCCGCCCCGGCCCAGAACAACGCGGTCAAGAAGACCACCGGCGTGCACAGCGCGCCGCCGCCGGCCGGGCTGACCATCCCGCAGGAGGAGTGGAACCGGACCTCGGACGCCACCGTGGCGCTGGTGAACAAGGTCACCGAGGCCATCGCGGCGCAGGTCCGCAACACCGCCACCGACCTCCAGGAGGCCAGCAGCGACCGGGCCGGCCTCGAGTCGGTCGTCCTGGTCGTGACCGTGCTGCTGGCCGGCGGCATCGGCCTGATCGTCGGCCGCTACCTGCTCGGCTCGCTCGGCGTGCTGCGCCGCACCGCCCTCGACGTCGCCTCCCGGCGGCTGCCCGAGGCCGTCGCCAAGATTCGTGAGGGTCGCGGCGAGGACGTGAAGATAGATCCGGTTCCGGTGTACACCACCGAGGAGTTCGGCCAGGTGGCCCGGGCCTTCGACGAGGTGCACGGGCAGGCCGTCAAGTCCGCGGCCGAGCAGGCCAGCCTGCGCAGCAACCTGGGCAACATCTTCGTCAACCTGTCCCGCCGGAGCCAGGGCCTGGTTGAACGGCAGCTGCGCCTGATGGAGCAGCTGGAGCGGCACGAGGAGAACCCCGAGCAGCTGGCCAACCTGTTCAAGCTGGACCACCTCGCGACCCGCATGCGGCGCAACAACGAGAACCTGATGGTGCTCTCCGGCCTCGACCTGTCCCGCCGGTTCACCAAGCCGCTGCCGCTGGGCGACGTGCTGCGCGCCGCCGTCTCCGAGATCGAGCACTACCAGCGGGCCGTGGTCCGCTCCGCGCCGACCGCGACCATCGTCGGCTACGCCGCCGGCGACCTCGTGCGCCTCATCGCCGAGCTGCTGGACAACGCCACCGCCTTCTCCCGGCCGGACACCCAGGTCACCGTGGACAGCCACCGCGAGCCCGGCGGCGACATCGTGATCCAGGTGGTCGACCAGGGCATCGGCATGGGGGAGACGGAACTCGGCGCGGCCAACGACCGCGTCTCCGCCGGCTCCGCCGTCGAGGTCCCGGTGTCCCGGCAGATGGGTCTGTTCGTGGTCGGCCGGCTGGCCAGCCGCCACTCCTTCCGCGTCAAGTTCGAAACCCGCCCCGGTGGCGGCGACGGCCTGGCCGCCGTGGTCACCGTGCCGGCCGAGCTGGTGGTCCGTGGCACCGGCGGCCGTGAGCGTCCGCTGACCACGCCGATCGAGCCGGGGTTGAACGGCAACGCCCCGGCGCCGCGGCTCGCGCCCGACGACACCACGCGGATCCGGCGCATCGACGACGAGGTCGTCTGGCCCAGTGACACCGTCGAGGACGAGCCGTGGGACCCGCCGCAGCGCAACGCCCCCGTCGTGCCCGACACGCCGCCGCCCAACGTGGTCAAGGCGATCGACCCGTCGCCGACACCGCTGCCGTCCCGCAAGGGCCCGCGCAAGCCCGTCGACCCGGGAGCGCTCGAGCCGCCGACGCTGCAGACCGGCTCCACGCCGGCGCCGTCGCCCGGTGACCTGCCACGTCGCACCTTCACGCCGCCGCCCGCGGTGCAGCCGCCGGCCAACCCGGCCGCCGGCTGGTTCGCCGCCAACACGCCGAGTGGCCCCGACAACGCGAATCCGCCGTCGCGTCCGGAATCGGAATCCGTCCGACGACCGGAGGTCTCGCTGGAACCGACCAGCTACGCTTGGTTCGAGCACATGTCGGGGGGACCGGGAAACGGGTCGCCCGTTCAGGTGAACCCGTCGGACGCGACCGTGTCCGATCCGGTCCCGGCCGCGACGCCGGAACCGGCCTGGCCGACCGAGCAGCCGACCGCGCAACCCGCGCCGCCCGCTCGGGCCCAGGGCACCCAGAACGGGGCTGGCCTGCCCAAACGCGTGCCCAAGGCGGGACTGTTCCCGTCGACGGGCGCGCCGGCGGCCGGACCCGCCAACGGTGCCGCGCACCGCGATCCGAACCGGACACGCGGGTTCCTTGCCAGCTACCAGTCTGGTATCCGTCAGGACCACACTGGTGCAGCAGCGTCGAGTGAGAACGAACGGGGGCAGGAGAGCCCATGA
- a CDS encoding roadblock/LC7 domain-containing protein, which translates to MTAPQSRQVNQFGWLVNNFAEHVPGVAHAVVVSVDGVLLTSSSRLPAERAEQVAAIAAGAVSLTQGASRCFDGGPVRRTVVEMQGGIMLLMTIMDGSCLAVLAAPNCDVGQVAYEMTVLVDQVGPLLTPELRTELRVAKQAMDSQPV; encoded by the coding sequence ATGACCGCACCCCAGTCGCGGCAGGTGAACCAGTTCGGGTGGTTGGTCAACAACTTCGCCGAGCACGTGCCAGGTGTCGCGCACGCGGTCGTCGTGTCCGTGGACGGGGTGCTGCTCACCTCGTCCTCACGGCTGCCGGCCGAGCGGGCCGAGCAGGTGGCCGCCATCGCGGCCGGCGCGGTCAGCCTCACCCAGGGCGCGTCCCGCTGTTTCGACGGCGGTCCGGTGCGTCGCACCGTCGTGGAGATGCAGGGTGGCATCATGCTGCTCATGACGATCATGGACGGCTCGTGCCTCGCGGTGCTCGCCGCTCCGAACTGCGACGTTGGCCAGGTGGCCTACGAGATGACCGTCCTGGTCGACCAGGTCGGCCCGCTGCTCACACCGGAGCTGCGGACCGAGCTCAGGGTCGCCAAGCAGGCCATGGACAGCCAGCCCGTCTGA
- a CDS encoding DUF742 domain-containing protein: MSSEDWGEDPAESTFADVLNGFTLNGGGGRTRRGRGEPDGRHAEQPPAAPEPAALPPVAADPDESSAAIVRAYAWTGGRTRSEVPLQIETLVSTSEHGTSTGEPMQAEYRAIADLCAQTRSVAEIAALLSIPLGVSKVLVGDMASLGLVFVHAADNSGDGVPNLGLMERVLSGLRRL, translated from the coding sequence ATGAGTTCCGAGGACTGGGGCGAAGACCCCGCGGAGAGCACGTTCGCGGACGTGCTCAACGGTTTCACGCTCAACGGCGGCGGCGGGCGGACCCGCCGCGGCCGGGGCGAGCCCGACGGCCGGCACGCCGAGCAGCCGCCGGCGGCGCCCGAGCCGGCGGCGCTACCGCCGGTGGCCGCCGACCCGGACGAGTCGTCCGCCGCCATCGTCCGCGCCTACGCGTGGACCGGTGGGCGAACACGGTCCGAGGTGCCGCTCCAGATCGAGACCCTGGTCTCGACCAGCGAGCACGGCACCAGCACCGGCGAGCCCATGCAGGCCGAGTACCGGGCCATCGCCGACCTGTGCGCGCAGACCCGGTCGGTGGCCGAGATCGCCGCGCTGCTGTCGATCCCGCTCGGCGTGTCCAAGGTGTTGGTCGGCGACATGGCCAGCCTCGGGCTGGTTTTCGTGCACGCCGCCGACAACTCGGGCGACGGCGTGCCCAACCTGGGGTTGATGGAGCGGGTGCTCAGCGGGCTGCGCCGGCTGTAG
- a CDS encoding siderophore-interacting protein: MPATRINVRRTERITPHMVRVTFTGDNLAVDNGFTDRYVKLLFPVDGVYPDNLDTLPRNEMPPRRTYTIRSAHDDELTIDFVHHGDSGLAGPWAANAKPGDELYFLGPGGAYTPDPTADWHLLVGDEAALPAIGAALEQLPENARIIAIVGSNEPQDLPHDVIWVDPDDVVATVKNLTLPAGRGHAFVHGEAGMVKELRGLVKDVAQLSISGYWRRGLHEDAFQAEKRTTAGAAR, translated from the coding sequence ATGCCAGCGACCCGCATCAACGTCCGCCGCACGGAGCGGATCACGCCGCACATGGTCCGAGTGACCTTCACCGGCGACAACCTCGCCGTCGACAACGGCTTCACCGACCGCTACGTGAAACTGCTGTTCCCGGTGGACGGCGTCTACCCGGACAACCTGGACACCCTGCCCCGCAACGAGATGCCGCCCCGCCGGACTTACACGATCAGGTCGGCCCACGACGACGAGCTGACGATCGACTTCGTCCACCACGGCGACAGCGGGCTGGCCGGCCCCTGGGCGGCCAACGCCAAGCCGGGCGACGAGCTGTACTTCCTCGGCCCGGGCGGCGCCTACACCCCCGACCCGACGGCCGACTGGCACCTGCTGGTCGGCGACGAGGCAGCCCTGCCGGCGATCGGCGCGGCCCTCGAACAGCTGCCCGAAAACGCGCGGATCATTGCCATCGTAGGCAGCAACGAGCCGCAGGACCTGCCGCACGACGTCATCTGGGTCGACCCGGACGACGTCGTGGCGACGGTCAAGAACCTGACCCTGCCGGCCGGCCGCGGGCACGCCTTCGTGCACGGCGAGGCGGGCATGGTCAAGGAACTCCGCGGCCTGGTCAAGGACGTGGCCCAGCTGTCGATCTCCGGCTACTGGCGGCGCGGCCTGCACGAGGACGCGTTCCAGGCCGAGAAGCGGACTACAGCCGGCGCAGCCCGCTGA
- a CDS encoding phosphoribosyltransferase: MNDQREVLTWDLFGTASRELAAAVASDGFEPDLLLSIARGGLFVAGALGYALDVKNLHVMNVEFYTGVDQRLDLPVMLPPVPSAVDLHGAKVLVCDDVADTGATLKLVRDFCADQVADVRCAVVYEKPHSTVKCEYVWRHTDRWINFPWSTLPPVVQRRGQVLDA, from the coding sequence ATGAACGATCAGCGTGAGGTGCTGACCTGGGACCTTTTCGGCACCGCCAGCCGTGAGTTGGCCGCCGCCGTCGCTTCCGACGGTTTCGAGCCCGACCTGCTGCTGTCCATCGCCCGCGGCGGCCTTTTCGTCGCCGGCGCGTTGGGGTATGCGCTGGACGTCAAGAACCTGCACGTCATGAACGTCGAGTTCTACACCGGGGTGGACCAGCGCCTCGACCTTCCCGTCATGCTCCCGCCCGTGCCGTCCGCCGTCGACCTCCACGGCGCCAAGGTCCTCGTCTGCGACGACGTGGCCGACACCGGGGCGACGTTGAAGCTCGTCCGCGACTTCTGCGCCGACCAGGTCGCGGACGTGCGGTGCGCCGTCGTGTACGAGAAGCCCCATTCCACCGTCAAGTGCGAGTACGTGTGGCGGCACACCGACCGTTGGATCAACTTCCCGTGGTCGACTCTGCCCCCGGTCGTCCAGCGCCGTGGCCAGGTCCTCGATGCTTGA
- a CDS encoding O-acetyl-ADP-ribose deacetylase: protein MLELVEGDITAQEVDVIVNAANSSLLGGGGVDGAIHRRGGPSILAECRRLRAGHYGRGLRVGQAVATTAGRLPARWVVHTVGPVWSATEDRSALLADCHRNSLRVAASLGAVSVAFPAVSTGIYRWPLESAADIALSTVAEELAGETSVKLVRFVLFGQQAYDIFRSRAV from the coding sequence ATGCTTGAGCTCGTCGAGGGTGACATCACCGCCCAGGAGGTCGACGTCATCGTCAACGCCGCCAACTCTTCCCTGCTCGGCGGCGGCGGTGTCGACGGCGCGATTCACCGGCGCGGCGGCCCTTCCATCCTGGCCGAGTGCCGTCGTCTGCGTGCCGGCCACTACGGCCGTGGCCTCCGCGTCGGCCAGGCCGTCGCCACCACCGCCGGCCGCCTCCCCGCTCGGTGGGTCGTGCACACCGTCGGTCCCGTTTGGTCCGCTACCGAGGACCGCTCCGCGTTGTTGGCCGACTGCCACCGCAATTCGTTGCGGGTAGCCGCTTCCCTCGGCGCTGTGAGCGTCGCCTTCCCGGCTGTTTCCACCGGTATCTACCGCTGGCCCTTGGAGTCGGCGGCCGACATCGCGTTGTCCACCGTGGCCGAGGAGTTGGCGGGGGAGACGTCGGTGAAGCTGGTGCGCTTCGTCCTCTTTGGACAGCAGGCTTACGACATCTTCCGTTCGCGCGCCGTCTGA
- a CDS encoding helix-turn-helix domain-containing protein: MVIPGSTIQQLLLALGEPFVEVLTAPDGLDAEVRDVVILDPDDAPDSRAGDLVLVIGARGRSAAAHVRAAGKRGATAVAVKDAEPLRQTAADAGVALLDVRTEVRWEQLESLSRNVVSAARGTADADAGEVLGDLFSLAQTIAALTGGSVSIEDTANRVLAYSRSSDEVDELRRLSILGRQGPEPYLKMLREWGVYQRLRSGEDVVHIDARPELGIKRRIAVGIHAGSQPLGTVWVQEGSHPLAEHADRALLGAARITALYLVQHRNTTSAGLRLRENLLAGVLGGRITGTAVAGQIGADPLKPAAVVAFLLRSTDRTRSEVELHRAEMISIISVHAASYRRSALVTPIAGRVYVLLPEVTDAATVTSMTRDAVAATRRHLGVSVQAGIGSVVAGLEDVPVSRQEADRVLDAIAARPSLDVAALADVRTQVLLSETLTLLADNPRIRDPRLDPLAGSDLGRSLLAYLDAFGDVRSASAVLHVHPNTLRYRVRRACEVSGLDLSDPDQRLVAQLQLRLTK; this comes from the coding sequence GTGGTCATCCCCGGCTCGACCATCCAGCAGCTGCTGCTCGCGCTCGGCGAGCCGTTCGTCGAGGTGCTGACCGCGCCCGACGGCCTGGACGCCGAGGTGCGCGACGTCGTCATCCTCGATCCCGACGACGCCCCCGACTCCCGGGCCGGCGACCTGGTGCTGGTGATCGGCGCCCGCGGCCGGTCCGCCGCCGCGCATGTGCGGGCGGCCGGCAAGCGTGGGGCGACCGCCGTCGCCGTCAAGGATGCCGAGCCGTTGCGGCAGACCGCCGCCGATGCCGGTGTCGCGCTGTTGGACGTACGGACCGAGGTGCGGTGGGAGCAGCTGGAATCGTTGTCGCGCAACGTGGTCAGCGCCGCCCGTGGCACCGCCGACGCCGATGCCGGCGAGGTGCTCGGTGACCTGTTCTCGTTGGCCCAGACCATCGCCGCCCTGACCGGCGGCAGCGTCAGCATCGAGGACACCGCCAACCGGGTGCTGGCCTATTCGCGGTCCTCCGACGAGGTCGACGAGCTGCGGCGGCTGTCCATTCTCGGCCGGCAGGGGCCGGAGCCGTACCTCAAGATGCTCCGGGAATGGGGCGTCTACCAGCGGCTTCGTTCCGGCGAGGACGTCGTGCACATCGACGCGCGGCCCGAGTTGGGGATCAAGCGGCGGATCGCCGTCGGCATCCATGCCGGGTCGCAGCCGCTCGGGACCGTGTGGGTGCAGGAGGGCAGCCACCCGTTGGCCGAGCACGCCGACCGTGCCCTGCTCGGTGCTGCCCGGATCACTGCCTTGTACCTCGTGCAGCACCGCAACACCACCAGCGCCGGTCTTCGCTTGCGGGAGAACCTCCTCGCCGGTGTCCTCGGCGGTCGCATCACCGGCACCGCCGTCGCCGGCCAGATCGGCGCCGATCCTCTGAAGCCGGCCGCCGTCGTCGCTTTCCTCTTGCGCAGCACCGATCGCACCCGTTCCGAGGTCGAGCTGCACCGCGCCGAGATGATCAGCATCATCTCCGTGCACGCCGCTTCTTACCGCCGTTCCGCCCTCGTCACCCCCATCGCCGGCCGCGTTTACGTGCTCCTGCCTGAGGTCACCGACGCCGCCACCGTCACATCCATGACCCGGGACGCCGTCGCCGCCACCCGCCGGCACCTCGGCGTTTCCGTCCAGGCCGGCATCGGCTCCGTCGTCGCCGGGCTCGAGGACGTTCCCGTCTCCCGCCAGGAAGCCGACCGCGTGCTCGACGCCATCGCCGCTCGGCCGTCCCTCGACGTCGCCGCCCTCGCCGACGTACGGACCCAGGTGTTGCTCAGCGAGACCCTCACCTTGCTCGCCGACAACCCCCGCATCCGCGATCCTCGCCTCGACCCTCTGGCCGGCAGCGACCTCGGCCGTTCCCTACTCGCCTACCTCGACGCTTTCGGCGACGTCCGCTCCGCTTCCGCCGTCCTTCACGTCCACCCCAACACCTTGCGCTACCGCGTCCGCCGCGCCTGCGAAGTCAGCGGCCTCGACCTCTCCGACCCCGACCAGCGCCTCGTCGCCCAACTCCAACTCCGGTTGACCAAGTAG
- the pruA gene encoding L-glutamate gamma-semialdehyde dehydrogenase: MDAVTQVPTPVNEPVLQYAPGSPERTELEAKLVELAKEQIELPLTIGGERRMGGGERVDVVQPHNHRHVLGTFAGATQADTRDAIAAAKAAAPAWRAMPFDERAAVLLRAADLLSGPWRSTLNAATMLGQSKTAIQAEIDAACELADFWRYNVAFARELQAKQPESSKGVWNRTDHRPLEGFVYAITPFNFTAIAANLPTAPALLGNVVLWKPSPTQTFAAHLTMRLLEQAGMPPGVINLLTGDGIAVSEVALADPDLAGIHFTGSTKTFQHLWAGVGANIANYRSYPRLVGETGGKDFVVAHPSADLDVLRTALVRGAFEYQGQKCSAASRAYVPRSVWTRLRDGLVAETEALSMGDVTDLGNFMGAVIDRRSYDKLAGVLDRARADSKLEVIAGGTADDSDGYFVRPTVLVGDDPSHDVFKTEFFGPVLAVHVYEDNDFDSVLSTVDAASPYALTGSIIADDRAAVLKASEALRFTAGNFYVNDKPTGAVVGQQPFGGGRASGTNDKAGSVHNLLRWVSPRSIKETFVAPTTVRHPHQG; encoded by the coding sequence GTGGATGCCGTGACGCAGGTCCCGACCCCCGTGAACGAGCCGGTGCTGCAGTACGCGCCGGGCAGCCCGGAGCGGACCGAGCTCGAGGCGAAGCTGGTTGAACTGGCCAAGGAGCAGATCGAGCTGCCGCTGACCATCGGCGGCGAGCGCCGGATGGGCGGCGGCGAGCGGGTCGACGTCGTGCAGCCGCACAACCACCGCCACGTGCTGGGCACCTTCGCCGGCGCCACCCAGGCCGACACCCGCGACGCGATCGCCGCGGCCAAGGCCGCGGCCCCGGCCTGGCGCGCGATGCCGTTCGACGAGCGGGCGGCGGTCCTGCTGCGCGCGGCCGACCTGCTGTCCGGCCCGTGGCGCTCGACGCTGAACGCGGCGACCATGCTCGGCCAGTCCAAGACGGCGATCCAGGCCGAGATCGACGCGGCCTGCGAGCTGGCCGACTTCTGGCGCTACAACGTGGCCTTCGCCCGTGAGCTCCAGGCCAAGCAGCCGGAGAGCTCGAAGGGCGTGTGGAACCGCACCGACCACCGCCCGCTCGAGGGCTTCGTCTACGCGATCACGCCGTTCAACTTCACCGCCATCGCCGCCAACCTGCCGACCGCGCCGGCCCTGCTGGGCAACGTGGTGCTGTGGAAGCCGTCCCCGACCCAGACCTTCGCCGCGCACCTGACCATGCGGCTGCTGGAGCAGGCCGGCATGCCCCCGGGCGTGATCAACCTGCTGACCGGCGACGGCATCGCGGTGTCCGAGGTGGCGCTGGCCGACCCGGACCTGGCCGGCATCCACTTCACCGGTTCGACCAAGACCTTCCAGCACCTGTGGGCGGGCGTCGGCGCGAACATCGCCAACTACCGCAGCTACCCGCGGCTGGTCGGCGAGACCGGCGGCAAGGACTTCGTGGTCGCGCACCCGTCGGCCGATCTGGACGTGCTGCGCACCGCGCTGGTCCGCGGCGCCTTCGAGTACCAGGGCCAGAAGTGCTCGGCCGCGTCCCGCGCCTACGTCCCGCGTTCGGTGTGGACCCGGCTGCGTGACGGCCTCGTCGCCGAGACCGAGGCGCTGAGCATGGGTGACGTCACCGACCTGGGCAACTTCATGGGTGCGGTGATCGACCGCCGCTCGTACGACAAGCTGGCCGGCGTGCTCGACCGGGCCCGCGCCGACAGCAAGCTGGAGGTCATCGCCGGCGGCACCGCCGACGACTCCGACGGCTACTTCGTGCGGCCGACCGTGCTCGTGGGCGATGACCCCTCGCACGACGTGTTCAAGACCGAGTTCTTCGGCCCGGTCCTGGCCGTGCACGTCTACGAGGACAACGACTTCGACTCGGTTTTGTCCACTGTGGACGCTGCCTCGCCGTACGCGCTGACCGGCTCGATCATCGCCGACGACCGCGCCGCCGTGCTCAAGGCGTCCGAGGCGCTGCGCTTCACCGCCGGCAACTTCTACGTCAACGACAAGCCGACCGGCGCCGTCGTCGGCCAGCAGCCGTTCGGCGGCGGCCGGGCCTCCGGCACCAACGACAAGGCCGGCTCCGTGCACAACCTGCTGCGCTGGGTCAGCCCGCGGTCGATCAAGGAGACCTTCGTCGCCCCGACCACCGTCCGTCACCCCCACCAGGGCTGA
- a CDS encoding proline dehydrogenase family protein, with product MLRTALLAAARSPLARQTVERTPLAKPVVRRFVAGSSLAEAVDVTASLIADGRKVTLDHLGEDTTDAAQAALTVDAYERLLAELGGTGLSSGAEVSVKLSAVGQSLPKDGEKIALDNARLICEAAAAVGTTVTLDMEDHTTTDSTLGILADLRVDFPSTGAVLQAYLRRTEQDCRDLSGAGSRVRLCKGAYKEPETVAYQDKSEVDRSYVRCLKILMAGDGYPMVASHDPRLVAIAADLAESLGRTPDTYEHQMLYGVRPDAQREIAAAGKTLRVYVPYGDQWYGYFMRRLAERPANVAFFLRSLATKS from the coding sequence ATGCTGCGCACCGCTTTGCTGGCCGCCGCCCGCTCGCCGCTGGCCCGTCAGACCGTCGAGCGCACCCCACTGGCCAAGCCGGTGGTGCGCAGGTTCGTGGCCGGCTCCTCGCTCGCCGAGGCCGTCGACGTGACCGCGTCGCTGATCGCCGACGGCCGCAAGGTCACGCTCGACCACCTCGGCGAGGACACCACCGACGCCGCCCAGGCCGCGCTCACCGTGGACGCCTACGAGCGGCTGCTGGCCGAGCTGGGCGGCACCGGGCTGTCGAGCGGGGCCGAGGTGTCGGTGAAGCTCTCGGCCGTCGGCCAGTCGCTGCCCAAGGACGGCGAGAAGATCGCCCTGGACAACGCCCGGCTGATCTGCGAGGCGGCCGCGGCCGTCGGCACCACGGTGACGCTGGACATGGAGGACCACACCACCACGGACTCCACCCTGGGCATCCTCGCCGACCTGCGGGTCGACTTCCCGTCCACCGGCGCCGTGCTCCAGGCGTACCTGCGGCGCACCGAGCAGGACTGCCGTGACCTGTCCGGCGCCGGCTCCCGCGTCCGGCTGTGCAAGGGCGCCTACAAGGAGCCGGAAACCGTTGCCTACCAGGACAAGTCCGAGGTCGACCGGTCGTACGTGCGCTGCCTGAAGATCCTCATGGCCGGCGACGGCTACCCGATGGTCGCTTCGCACGACCCGCGCCTGGTGGCCATCGCCGCCGACCTGGCCGAGTCGCTGGGCCGGACCCCCGACACCTACGAGCACCAGATGCTCTACGGCGTCCGCCCCGACGCGCAGCGCGAGATCGCCGCCGCCGGTAAGACCCTAAGGGTCTACGTCCCTTACGGCGACCAGTGGTACGGCTACTTCATGCGCCGCCTGGCCGAGCGCCCGGCCAACGTCGCGTTCTTCCTGCGCTCCCTCGCCACCAAGAGCTAG
- a CDS encoding oxidoreductase, whose product MSRIWLITGASSGFGRSIAEAALAAGDDVVASARRPSALADLAAAYPGRVLPLELDVTDGDRIPAAVAEAVQWQGRLDVLVNNAGYALVGAVEENTDAELRGMMEVMFFGAAAVTRAVLPHLRGQGSGAIVQISSIGGQLSFAGYSAYSAAKCALEGLSEALAAEVGPLGIKVLIVEPGSFRTGLQNGFVRSTPMPAYEATVGATAAAAAASDGQQAGDPAKAAAAIIAALDAEQTPLRLPLGGDAVDVLLAHSDRFRTELATWEKVSRSTNFD is encoded by the coding sequence ATGAGCAGGATTTGGTTGATCACGGGTGCCTCGTCCGGCTTCGGGCGGTCCATCGCGGAGGCGGCGCTGGCCGCGGGTGACGACGTGGTGGCCAGCGCGCGGCGGCCGTCGGCGCTGGCCGACCTCGCGGCGGCGTACCCGGGTCGGGTACTGCCACTGGAGTTGGACGTCACCGACGGCGACCGCATCCCGGCGGCGGTGGCGGAAGCCGTGCAGTGGCAGGGCCGGCTCGACGTGCTGGTCAACAACGCCGGGTACGCACTGGTCGGCGCGGTCGAGGAGAACACCGACGCCGAGCTGCGCGGCATGATGGAGGTGATGTTCTTCGGCGCGGCCGCCGTGACCCGCGCCGTGCTGCCGCACCTGCGGGGCCAGGGCTCCGGGGCCATCGTGCAGATCAGCAGTATCGGCGGACAGCTGTCGTTCGCCGGTTACTCCGCCTACTCGGCCGCGAAGTGCGCGCTGGAAGGACTGTCCGAGGCACTGGCCGCCGAGGTGGGCCCGCTCGGCATCAAGGTCTTGATCGTCGAGCCCGGCTCCTTCCGGACGGGCTTGCAGAACGGCTTCGTCCGGTCGACGCCGATGCCGGCGTACGAGGCCACGGTCGGCGCCACCGCCGCGGCGGCCGCCGCCTCCGACGGCCAGCAGGCCGGCGACCCGGCCAAGGCCGCCGCCGCGATCATCGCCGCACTCGACGCCGAGCAGACACCGCTGCGGCTGCCGCTCGGCGGCGACGCCGTGGACGTGCTGCTCGCCCACTCGGACCGATTCCGCACCGAGCTAGCGACCTGGGAAAAGGTCAGCCGCAGCACCAACTTCGACTAA